Proteins encoded together in one Bombiscardovia nodaiensis window:
- the rpmE gene encoding 50S ribosomal protein L31 translates to MKQGIHPDYHAVQVTCSCGNTFVTRSTAPVDHMTVDVCSNCHPFYTGKQKILDTGGRVARFEARYGKRNANK, encoded by the coding sequence ATGAAGCAGGGTATTCATCCTGATTATCACGCAGTGCAGGTTACCTGCTCTTGCGGCAATACTTTCGTTACTCGTTCGACCGCTCCCGTCGACCACATGACTGTGGACGTCTGCTCGAACTGCCACCCCTTCTACACCGGCAAGCAGAAGATACTCGACACCGGTGGCCGCGTGGCTCGCTTCGAAGCCCGCTACGGCAAGAGGAACGCCAACAAGTAG
- the prfA gene encoding peptide chain release factor 1: MESEQFPAAQTALEEYRKLEEQMSQPEIASDPAQIRKLGRRHAELGSIVGAYQEWQTLNENYEAAQSMAAEDPDFASEAKSLEEQLPAAEEKLRAALIPRDPDDSRDTIMEIKAGTGGEEAALFAGDLMRMYTRYAEKRGWSVEIMSENATELGGVKDAQIAIRSKGTVAPADGVWASLKYEGGVHRVQRIPVTESQGRIQTSAAGVIVFPEADEDDDEIEIDSKDLKIDIFMSSGPGGQSVNTTYSAVRMTHIPTGIVVSMQDEKSQIQNRAAALRVLKSRLLAMKHEQEAAEAADMRHSQVRSLDRSERIRTYNFPENRIVDHRTNYKAYNLDQVLDGDIQAVIDSDVQADEATRLAERK; the protein is encoded by the coding sequence ATGGAGAGCGAACAATTTCCGGCGGCTCAAACCGCGCTTGAGGAGTACCGGAAGCTGGAAGAGCAGATGAGCCAGCCCGAGATTGCTTCCGATCCTGCTCAGATTCGCAAGCTGGGGCGCAGGCACGCTGAACTCGGCTCCATAGTGGGGGCCTACCAGGAGTGGCAGACGCTCAATGAGAACTATGAAGCTGCCCAGAGCATGGCTGCAGAAGACCCTGATTTTGCGTCTGAAGCCAAGAGCTTGGAAGAGCAGCTGCCGGCGGCCGAGGAGAAGCTGAGGGCAGCGTTGATTCCGCGCGATCCGGACGATTCGCGCGACACAATTATGGAGATTAAGGCTGGCACAGGCGGCGAGGAGGCGGCTCTCTTTGCTGGCGATTTGATGCGCATGTACACCCGGTATGCGGAGAAGCGCGGCTGGTCTGTCGAAATTATGAGCGAGAACGCTACGGAGCTCGGCGGTGTGAAGGACGCTCAAATTGCTATCCGTTCCAAGGGTACCGTCGCTCCGGCCGACGGCGTGTGGGCTTCGCTCAAGTACGAGGGCGGCGTGCACCGGGTACAGCGCATTCCCGTGACCGAGTCCCAGGGCCGTATCCAGACTTCGGCGGCGGGCGTGATTGTCTTTCCCGAGGCCGACGAGGACGACGACGAGATTGAGATTGATTCCAAAGACCTGAAAATCGACATTTTCATGAGCTCCGGGCCTGGCGGCCAGTCAGTCAACACTACGTATTCCGCGGTGCGAATGACCCACATTCCCACCGGTATCGTGGTCTCCATGCAGGACGAAAAGTCGCAGATTCAGAACCGCGCCGCAGCCTTGCGGGTATTGAAATCCCGACTGCTGGCCATGAAACATGAGCAAGAAGCTGCCGAGGCCGCCGATATGCGCCACTCCCAAGTGCGCTCCCTGGACCGCTCCGAGCGCATCCGCACATACAACTTCCCCGAGAACCGGATTGTGGACCACCGCACGAATTACAAGGCCTACAACCTAGACCAGGTGCTCGACGGCGACATTCAGGCAGTGATCGACTCCGACGTGCAGGCCGACGAGGCCACGCGCCTGGCTGAGCGCAAGTGA
- the prmC gene encoding release factor glutamine methyltransferase, translating to MSMVESAESAEDSRRSQATDMPVQTVLAQASQLLAAAGIDTPDNDARLLLAEACQTNLHELDKALLMRQTLGELAAGSMPAGESLVETELAGHLAAASFEGFIERRVQREPLQYIVGHTPFRFLDLAVGPGVFIPRPETESVVQAGLDWLAGEQTTRERLTGKRHTAGRLEEPLVVDLCAGSGAIGLAVATEVSRAQVWAVEASEEAAVWTRRNYERYRPDIEAHGSKYHLILGDAASAATLTDLDGQVDLLISNPPYVPESQVPTQPEVAQWDPPQALYGASADGTALPRRIISRAASLLRPGGCFVMEHDPSQSQTLRECAQAVGFSQSSTGQDMTGRDRYLFAIR from the coding sequence ATGAGCATGGTGGAGTCGGCGGAGTCGGCGGAAGATAGTCGGCGCTCGCAAGCGACTGATATGCCGGTGCAGACCGTGCTCGCTCAAGCGTCTCAGCTCTTAGCTGCTGCGGGAATTGACACGCCAGACAATGACGCGCGCTTGCTGCTGGCTGAGGCTTGCCAGACCAACCTCCACGAGCTCGACAAGGCCCTGCTCATGCGGCAGACGCTGGGGGAGCTGGCGGCGGGGAGTATGCCCGCGGGCGAGAGCTTGGTTGAGACTGAGTTGGCAGGTCACCTGGCGGCTGCGAGTTTTGAAGGCTTCATCGAGCGCAGAGTTCAGCGGGAACCTCTGCAATATATCGTGGGCCACACGCCCTTCCGCTTTCTCGATTTGGCAGTAGGACCGGGTGTTTTCATTCCCCGGCCTGAGACGGAAAGTGTGGTGCAGGCCGGGCTGGATTGGCTGGCAGGGGAGCAGACAACGAGGGAACGGTTGACAGGGAAGAGGCATACAGCGGGGAGGCTGGAAGAGCCTCTCGTAGTTGACTTGTGCGCCGGGTCGGGGGCTATTGGCTTAGCGGTGGCAACGGAAGTGTCCAGAGCCCAGGTGTGGGCCGTTGAAGCCTCTGAGGAGGCGGCAGTTTGGACTCGTCGCAACTACGAACGCTATCGGCCGGATATTGAGGCGCATGGTTCCAAGTACCACTTAATTTTGGGCGATGCCGCTTCCGCCGCGACTCTTACGGACTTGGACGGACAGGTTGACTTGCTTATCTCGAACCCGCCCTACGTTCCCGAATCGCAGGTGCCCACCCAGCCCGAAGTGGCCCAGTGGGACCCGCCTCAGGCCCTCTACGGTGCCTCAGCCGACGGTACAGCCCTCCCGCGTCGCATCATCTCCCGCGCAGCTTCGCTCTTGCGCCCAGGCGGATGCTTCGTCATGGAGCACGACCCCTCGCAGTCCCAGACCCTACGCGAGTGCGCCCAAGCCGTTGGATTCAGCCAGTCTTCGACCGGCCAAGATATGACCGGTCGAGACCGCTACCTGTTTGCTATTCGCTAA
- a CDS encoding nucleotide pyrophosphohydrolase: MYTEDMLSDKTVETVMKFAREREWEKFHTPGTLAKSIAIEAAELLECFQWEDEARDGDMEHVADELADVLTYCIEMAQLLGLNMDTIVLNKLEKTRQKYPVETSKGNNHKYRELH; this comes from the coding sequence ATGTACACTGAAGACATGCTAAGCGATAAAACTGTTGAGACGGTAATGAAATTTGCACGGGAGAGGGAGTGGGAGAAGTTTCATACGCCGGGGACTTTGGCTAAGTCGATTGCTATTGAGGCGGCGGAGTTGCTGGAGTGCTTTCAGTGGGAGGATGAAGCCCGGGATGGGGACATGGAGCACGTGGCGGACGAGCTGGCGGACGTGCTGACCTACTGCATTGAGATGGCGCAGCTGCTTGGGCTGAACATGGACACCATCGTGCTCAACAAGCTTGAGAAGACGCGGCAGAAGTACCCGGTAGAGACCTCGAAGGGCAATAACCACAAATACCGTGAATTGCACTAA